The following are encoded in a window of Corynebacterium marinum DSM 44953 genomic DNA:
- the metK gene encoding methionine adenosyltransferase → MAFDKPAPIRLFTSESVTEGHPDKICDAISDAVLDAMLAQDPRSRVAVETLVTTGQVHVVGEVTTESYVDIAGLVRKTLVDIGFTSSEVGFDGRTCGVNVAIGEQSHEIGAGVTTSQEARSGATIDDDDREGAGDQGLMFGYATNETPEYMPLPIALAHRLSRRLTQVRKEGTVPRLRPDGKTQVTFEYDENDRPVRLDTVVISTQHDPDATQEWLAAQLREHVLDWVIADAGLEGMVDDKMVLLVNPSGSFILGGPMGDAGLTGRKIIVDTYGGMARHGGGAFSGKDPSKVDRSAAYAMRWVAKNIVAAGLAERVEVQVAYAIGRAAPVGLYVETFGTAAAGLTDEDIQGAVEKVFDLRPAAIIRELGLLAPIYSQTSAYGHFGRLDLDLPWEHTDRVSDLQAALGR, encoded by the coding sequence GTGGCCTTCGACAAGCCCGCACCGATCCGTCTGTTCACCAGCGAATCGGTGACCGAGGGGCACCCGGACAAGATCTGCGACGCCATCTCCGACGCCGTGCTCGACGCCATGCTCGCGCAGGACCCCCGCTCGCGCGTCGCCGTGGAGACCCTGGTCACCACCGGCCAGGTGCACGTTGTCGGCGAGGTCACCACGGAGTCCTACGTGGACATCGCCGGGTTGGTCCGCAAGACCCTGGTGGACATCGGATTCACCTCCTCCGAGGTGGGCTTCGACGGCCGCACGTGCGGCGTCAACGTCGCCATCGGCGAGCAGTCGCACGAGATCGGCGCCGGCGTGACCACCTCGCAGGAGGCCCGCTCGGGTGCCACGATCGACGACGACGACCGTGAGGGCGCCGGCGACCAGGGGCTCATGTTCGGCTACGCCACCAACGAGACCCCGGAGTACATGCCGCTGCCCATCGCGCTGGCCCACCGCCTCTCCCGGCGGCTGACCCAGGTGCGCAAGGAGGGTACCGTGCCCCGGCTGCGCCCGGACGGCAAGACCCAGGTCACCTTCGAGTACGACGAGAACGACCGGCCCGTCCGCCTGGACACGGTGGTCATCTCCACCCAGCACGACCCGGACGCCACCCAGGAGTGGCTCGCCGCGCAGCTGCGCGAGCACGTCCTGGACTGGGTCATCGCCGACGCCGGCCTGGAGGGCATGGTCGACGACAAGATGGTGCTGCTGGTCAACCCCTCCGGCTCCTTCATCCTCGGCGGCCCCATGGGCGACGCCGGCCTGACGGGCCGCAAGATCATCGTCGACACCTACGGCGGGATGGCGCGCCACGGCGGAGGCGCCTTCTCCGGCAAGGACCCCAGCAAGGTCGACCGTTCCGCCGCCTACGCCATGCGCTGGGTGGCCAAGAACATCGTCGCCGCCGGGCTCGCCGAGCGGGTCGAGGTCCAGGTCGCCTACGCCATCGGCCGCGCCGCCCCCGTCGGCCTGTACGTGGAGACCTTCGGCACCGCCGCCGCGGGCCTCACCGACGAGGACATCCAGGGCGCGGTGGAGAAGGTCTTCGACCTCCGCCCGGCGGCCATCATCCGCGAGCTGGGGCTGCTCGCCCCGATCTACAGCCAGACCTCGGCCTACGGCCACTTCGGCCGGCTCGATCTCGACCTGCCCTGGGAGCACACCGACCGCGTGTCCGATCTGCAGGCGGCTCTCGGCCGCTAA